The Streptomyces europaeiscabiei genome window below encodes:
- a CDS encoding rhamnogalacturonan lyase B N-terminal domain-containing protein — protein sequence MSESTDRPTVTAPGLGRRGFVVGTAATAAGAALAGPLAGTARAAAFGYTDDGTNYVIDTGASLVFKVRKSNGDLSSLVYRGTEYQGYGGMNSHIESGLGSSTVTIRQSGSTILVSVTYGTLRHYYAARSGENNIYLWTNKADTSVSATRYIVRVKAGLFLNDQPDSYTYAPTTIEASDVFAKSDGQTRSKHYSKLRVMDYDYVGWTTGSVGLWMVRSNHEKASGGPFYRSLLRHQSADGGGLYEILYYGQNQTEEQRFGLQGPYVIAFTDGGAPSSSLFPGTLTTSWADSLGLSGYVSASGRGRVAGVGITGRNTSYAYTVGLANSAAQYWGSARASDGYFSVSGVLPGTYTLTVFKGELAVYTTSVTVTAGGTTTLNSIAVPSSNDPSNAGTIWRINDWNGTPSGFKNADLMTYAHPSDVRAAAWTGNVVIGSGTETSGFPCYLWKDVNSGLLVYFRLTAAQAAAAHTLRIGVTTAYANGRPQVVVNDTWTSAIPSPPTQPNTRSLTNGSYRGNNHTFTYSVPASAWLSDTSQYNVLKINVVSGSGATSYLSAGTSIDAIDLLS from the coding sequence ATGTCCGAATCCACCGACAGACCGACCGTCACCGCTCCCGGCCTGGGCCGCCGCGGCTTCGTCGTCGGCACCGCCGCCACGGCCGCCGGAGCCGCGCTCGCCGGGCCGCTGGCCGGCACCGCCCGCGCCGCGGCCTTCGGCTACACCGACGACGGCACCAACTACGTGATCGACACCGGCGCGAGCCTCGTCTTCAAGGTCCGCAAGAGCAACGGCGACCTGTCCTCGCTCGTCTACCGGGGCACGGAGTACCAGGGCTACGGCGGCATGAACTCGCACATCGAGTCCGGCCTCGGCAGCTCCACGGTCACCATCAGACAGTCCGGTTCGACGATCCTCGTCTCCGTCACCTACGGCACGCTGAGGCACTACTACGCGGCCCGCAGCGGCGAGAACAACATCTACCTGTGGACCAACAAGGCCGACACCTCGGTCTCGGCGACCCGCTACATCGTGCGCGTGAAGGCGGGCCTCTTCCTCAACGACCAGCCCGACTCCTACACCTACGCACCCACCACCATCGAGGCCTCGGACGTCTTCGCGAAGTCCGACGGCCAGACCCGCTCCAAGCACTACTCCAAGCTCCGGGTGATGGACTACGACTACGTCGGCTGGACGACCGGCAGCGTGGGCCTGTGGATGGTCCGCAGCAACCACGAGAAGGCGTCCGGCGGTCCCTTCTACCGCTCCCTGCTGCGCCACCAGAGCGCTGACGGCGGCGGCCTCTACGAGATCCTGTACTACGGCCAGAACCAGACCGAGGAGCAGCGGTTCGGCCTCCAGGGCCCGTACGTCATCGCCTTCACGGACGGCGGGGCGCCCTCCTCGTCGCTGTTCCCGGGCACGCTGACCACGTCGTGGGCGGACTCGCTCGGCCTGAGCGGGTACGTCTCCGCGAGCGGGCGGGGCCGGGTGGCGGGCGTCGGCATCACGGGCCGGAACACGTCGTACGCGTACACGGTCGGGCTCGCCAACTCGGCCGCGCAGTACTGGGGTTCGGCTCGGGCGTCGGACGGCTACTTCTCCGTCTCCGGGGTGTTGCCGGGGACGTACACGCTCACGGTCTTCAAGGGTGAGCTGGCGGTGTACACAACCTCGGTGACGGTCACCGCGGGGGGTACGACGACGCTGAACTCGATCGCGGTCCCGTCCTCGAACGACCCGTCCAACGCGGGCACGATCTGGCGGATCAACGACTGGAACGGCACGCCGAGCGGTTTCAAGAACGCCGACCTGATGACGTACGCGCATCCCTCGGACGTCCGGGCCGCCGCCTGGACCGGCAATGTGGTCATCGGCAGCGGCACCGAGACCTCGGGCTTCCCCTGCTACCTCTGGAAGGACGTGAACAGTGGTCTCCTCGTGTACTTCCGGCTGACCGCCGCGCAGGCCGCCGCCGCCCACACCCTGCGCATCGGTGTGACGACGGCCTACGCCAACGGCCGGCCGCAGGTCGTCGTCAACGACACCTGGACCTCGGCGATCCCCTCCCCGCCCACCCAGCCGAACACCCGGTCGCTGACGAACGGGTCCTACCGGGGCAACAACCACACGTTCACCTACAGCGTCCCGGCGTCCGCCTGGCTGTCGGACACGAGTCAGTACAACGTGCTGAAGATCAACGTGGTGAGCGGTTCGGGGGCGACGTCCTATCTCAGCGCGGGGACGTCGATCGACGCGATCGACCTCCTGAGCTGA
- a CDS encoding jacalin-like lectin produces the protein MRRLLGTLAAGTLAVTGLATTGATPAAAATSGTFNVLTYNVAGLPEGLSSGKPATNTPLISPRLGAYDIVNVQEDFNYHAALYAGDNHPYRTATSGGVPFGDGLNTLSDYAFDDFERVKWNNCTGTNCLTPKGFSLARVRLDEGVFVDLYNVHTNADSDDAALAARRANVTQLSEFIKANSAGNAVIVMGDTNTRYTRTGDNVRTLTGENGLTDPWVQLIKGGVAPALGADALVCPTTAPTNDCEVVDKVFYRDSNVVDLTANRYNNEWAKFLDSAGGNLSDHFPHTVDFSWKLNPGLRASDFFGGPHGTAYNDADNLPSTVAPRTLTLRGASRLDAVSLTHDGGTTLTHGGTGGTAASLTLASGEHLTSVKLTQGQKDGRTRIFSAAFGTDKGRTLASGTATSDTKTFTAPAGWQIVGFTGRAGTEIDKLGVLYAPIG, from the coding sequence ATGAGAAGACTGCTCGGCACCCTCGCCGCCGGCACGCTGGCCGTCACCGGTCTCGCCACCACCGGTGCGACGCCCGCCGCGGCCGCCACCAGCGGCACGTTCAACGTGCTGACGTACAACGTCGCCGGCCTCCCGGAGGGGCTGAGCTCCGGCAAACCGGCGACGAACACCCCGCTGATCTCGCCACGCCTCGGGGCGTACGACATCGTGAACGTCCAGGAGGACTTCAACTACCACGCGGCGCTGTACGCGGGCGACAACCACCCGTACCGCACGGCGACCAGCGGCGGGGTGCCCTTCGGCGACGGCCTCAACACCCTCTCCGACTACGCGTTCGACGACTTCGAGCGGGTGAAGTGGAACAACTGCACCGGCACCAACTGCCTCACCCCGAAGGGCTTCTCGCTGGCCCGGGTGCGGCTCGACGAGGGCGTCTTCGTCGACCTCTACAACGTGCACACCAACGCCGACTCCGACGACGCGGCCCTCGCCGCCCGCCGCGCCAACGTCACGCAGCTCTCGGAGTTCATCAAGGCGAACTCGGCGGGCAACGCGGTGATCGTCATGGGCGACACCAACACCCGTTACACACGCACCGGCGACAACGTCCGCACCCTGACCGGTGAGAACGGCCTCACGGACCCCTGGGTGCAGCTGATCAAGGGCGGTGTCGCCCCGGCTCTGGGCGCCGACGCGCTGGTCTGCCCGACGACCGCCCCGACCAACGACTGCGAGGTCGTCGACAAGGTCTTCTACCGGGACAGCAACGTGGTCGACCTGACCGCGAACCGCTACAACAACGAGTGGGCCAAGTTCCTCGACTCGGCGGGCGGCAACCTCTCCGACCACTTCCCGCACACGGTCGACTTCTCCTGGAAGCTCAACCCGGGCCTCCGGGCCAGTGACTTCTTCGGCGGCCCGCACGGCACGGCGTACAACGACGCGGACAACCTCCCCTCGACGGTCGCGCCCCGCACCCTGACCCTGCGCGGCGCCTCCCGCCTCGACGCGGTCTCGCTCACGCACGACGGCGGTACGACGCTGACCCACGGCGGCACGGGCGGCACGGCGGCCTCCCTCACCCTGGCCTCCGGCGAGCACCTCACCTCCGTGAAGCTCACCCAGGGCCAGAAGGACGGCCGCACCCGGATCTTCTCCGCCGCCTTCGGCACGGACAAGGGCCGCACCCTCGCCTCCGGCACCGCCACCTCCGACACCAAGACCTTCACCGCCCCCGCCGGCTGGCAGATCGTCGGCTTCACCGGCCGCGCGGGCACCGAGATCGACAAGCTGGGCGTGCTGTACGCGCCGATCGGCTGA
- a CDS encoding calcium-binding protein encodes MSIIASLRGPLRAVSVLATALTFVVAVPHGAFAAPGDLDTTFGTGGKVSIATPSFADGQDVAVQADGKVVSVGFEQDPVNLDAEFAVLRHNPDGSVDTSFGGTGGGADGEVLTDFEGGDDVAQGVAVQPDGKIVVVGRHQETDDEFAGCCWFTVARYNTDGSVDTSFGGGDGWVSPGLAGGAEDAAGVAVRPDGRIVAGARAGGHFGLVRYLPDGSPDTSFGGGDGVVTTALSDAPDVGATARDLALQPDGKIVMIGDVGQTSFDFALARYNPDGSLDTTFGGDGKVTTDLGGYNWGEAVVVQSSGKIVASGWTGGRFTLVRYNLDGSLDSGFGTGGVATTDFGTGSAVNDLVVQPDDRIVAGGTAGGDFALARFHVNGTLDTGFGTNGRTTTDFGGGDSAYGLALQPDGRTVAFGSNGDGLRGLARYLGGEGAPAPTGVDLSVTKSGTATVAIGDRATYTVTVTNTTATTSATGVSLTDTVTGPAATVVSATPGQGTCTTSATGATCALGTLAGGASTTVTVVVEPRATGTLTDRATVSATQTDPDPADNTVTATTAVANSRGCTRIGTSGDDTMTGTSGNDVICGLGGADTINAGLGTDTAYGNFGNDRVDGAGGNDTLNGGPGNDNLIGNAGNDRLDTVDNIPANDTANGGLGTDTCTTDPGDTRISCP; translated from the coding sequence ATGTCCATCATTGCTTCCCTACGGGGACCCCTGCGCGCCGTGTCCGTCCTGGCCACGGCGCTGACGTTCGTCGTCGCCGTGCCCCACGGCGCCTTCGCCGCCCCCGGTGACCTGGACACCACGTTCGGCACCGGCGGAAAAGTCAGCATCGCGACCCCCTCCTTCGCCGACGGCCAGGACGTGGCGGTCCAGGCCGACGGCAAGGTCGTCTCGGTCGGTTTCGAACAGGACCCGGTCAACCTCGACGCCGAGTTCGCCGTGCTGCGGCACAACCCGGACGGCAGCGTCGACACCTCCTTCGGCGGTACGGGCGGCGGTGCCGACGGCGAGGTGCTGACCGACTTCGAGGGCGGCGACGACGTGGCCCAGGGCGTGGCCGTGCAGCCCGACGGGAAGATCGTCGTGGTCGGCCGCCACCAGGAGACCGACGACGAGTTCGCGGGCTGCTGCTGGTTCACGGTGGCCCGCTACAACACCGACGGCAGCGTCGACACCTCCTTCGGGGGCGGTGACGGCTGGGTCAGCCCCGGTCTGGCCGGCGGGGCCGAGGACGCGGCCGGAGTGGCGGTGCGGCCCGACGGGCGGATCGTCGCCGGTGCCAGGGCCGGCGGCCATTTCGGGCTCGTCCGGTACCTGCCCGACGGGAGCCCGGACACCTCCTTCGGCGGCGGTGACGGCGTGGTCACCACCGCCCTCTCCGACGCGCCCGACGTCGGCGCTACCGCGCGCGACCTGGCGCTCCAGCCCGACGGCAAGATCGTCATGATCGGCGACGTGGGCCAGACCTCCTTCGACTTCGCCCTGGCCCGCTACAACCCCGACGGAAGCCTCGACACCACCTTCGGCGGCGACGGCAAGGTCACCACGGACCTGGGCGGATACAACTGGGGCGAGGCGGTGGTCGTGCAGTCGAGCGGGAAGATCGTCGCCTCCGGATGGACCGGGGGCCGCTTCACGCTCGTGCGCTACAACCTCGACGGGAGCCTCGACAGCGGCTTCGGCACCGGCGGCGTCGCGACCACCGACTTCGGCACCGGCTCAGCCGTGAACGACCTCGTGGTCCAGCCCGACGACCGGATCGTGGCCGGCGGCACCGCGGGCGGTGACTTCGCGCTGGCCCGCTTCCACGTGAACGGCACCCTCGACACCGGCTTCGGCACGAACGGCCGCACCACCACCGACTTCGGCGGCGGCGACAGCGCGTACGGCCTCGCCCTCCAACCCGACGGCCGGACCGTCGCCTTCGGCAGCAACGGCGACGGCCTGCGCGGTCTGGCCCGCTACCTCGGTGGCGAGGGCGCCCCGGCGCCCACCGGTGTCGACCTCTCGGTCACCAAGTCCGGCACCGCCACGGTCGCCATCGGCGACCGCGCCACCTACACCGTGACGGTCACCAACACCACCGCCACGACCTCGGCCACCGGCGTCAGCCTCACCGACACCGTCACCGGCCCCGCCGCCACCGTCGTCTCGGCCACCCCGGGCCAGGGCACCTGCACCACCTCCGCCACCGGCGCGACCTGCGCCCTCGGCACCCTCGCCGGTGGCGCGAGCACCACGGTGACGGTCGTCGTCGAACCCAGGGCCACGGGGACCCTCACCGACCGGGCCACCGTGAGCGCCACCCAGACCGACCCGGACCCCGCCGACAACACCGTCACGGCCACCACCGCGGTCGCCAACTCCCGAGGCTGTACCCGCATCGGCACCAGCGGCGACGACACCATGACCGGCACCAGCGGAAACGACGTCATCTGCGGCCTCGGCGGCGCCGACACGATCAACGCCGGCCTGGGCACGGACACGGCGTACGGAAACTTCGGCAACGACCGCGTCGACGGCGCCGGAGGCAACGACACCCTCAACGGCGGCCCCGGCAACGACAACCTGATCGGCAACGCGGGCAACGACCGCCTCGACACCGTCGACAACATCCCCGCCAACGACACCGCCAACGGCGGCCTGGGCACCGACACCTGCACCACGGACCCCGGAGACACCCGCATCAGCTGCCCGTAG
- a CDS encoding rhamnogalacturonan acetylesterase: MRRFTIAALTVATTLGAVLTAVPAEADSGRPVLGLENCVANVCHFDVPAGTYDVRVRLGGESAASTRITGETRRTFLAETATDAGEHVRHTFTVDVRTPEGEPTGADGTAGLDLVIGGSAPALADIRVTPSKGSRQIFLVGDSTVCDQPGDPYSGWGQQLPQYLRKGVSVANHADSGESTVSYLADPRLWATVQPRIQRGDLVLIQLAHNDKQTDEATYRANLETLVAGVREKRGKPVLVTPIVRRWFNSDGTLNNNTALLVNGLGVDHPAVTRSVAAAHDVPLIDLTAKTKALVESLGTEGSKALYLYNEKRDNTHTSVHGATVYADLVRDELVAQGLVPEGKTRVG; encoded by the coding sequence ATGAGACGTTTCACCATCGCCGCGCTGACAGTGGCGACGACCCTGGGCGCCGTGCTCACCGCCGTGCCGGCCGAGGCGGACTCGGGTCGGCCCGTGCTGGGCTTGGAGAACTGCGTCGCGAACGTCTGCCACTTCGACGTCCCCGCCGGCACCTACGACGTGAGGGTCCGCCTCGGAGGTGAGAGCGCGGCGAGCACGAGGATCACCGGCGAGACGCGCCGCACCTTCCTGGCGGAGACGGCGACGGACGCCGGCGAGCACGTCCGCCACACCTTCACCGTCGACGTCCGCACCCCCGAGGGTGAGCCGACCGGCGCCGACGGCACCGCCGGCCTGGACCTCGTCATCGGCGGCTCGGCGCCCGCCCTCGCCGACATCCGGGTGACCCCCTCCAAGGGGTCCCGCCAGATCTTCCTCGTCGGCGACTCCACGGTCTGCGACCAGCCCGGCGACCCGTACTCCGGCTGGGGCCAGCAGCTCCCGCAGTACCTGAGGAAGGGCGTCTCGGTCGCCAACCACGCCGACTCCGGCGAGAGCACGGTGTCCTACCTCGCCGACCCGCGGCTGTGGGCCACCGTCCAGCCGCGGATCCAACGCGGCGACCTGGTCCTGATCCAGCTGGCCCACAACGACAAGCAGACCGACGAGGCCACCTACCGGGCCAACCTCGAAACCCTGGTCGCGGGCGTCCGCGAGAAGCGCGGCAAGCCGGTCCTGGTGACCCCCATCGTCCGCCGCTGGTTCAACTCCGACGGCACCCTGAACAACAACACGGCCCTGCTGGTCAACGGCCTCGGCGTCGATCACCCGGCGGTCACCCGCTCGGTCGCCGCCGCCCACGACGTGCCCCTGATCGACCTCACCGCGAAGACGAAGGCGCTGGTGGAGTCCCTGGGCACCGAGGGCTCCAAGGCGCTCTACCTCTACAACGAGAAGCGCGACAACACCCACACCTCGGTGCACGGCGCGACCGTCTACGCCGACCTCGTCCGCGACGAACTCGTCGCCCAGGGTCTGGTGCCCGAGGGGAAGACCAGGGTGGGATAA
- a CDS encoding DUF2264 domain-containing protein: MPSQPQDDRTLSPYTGYTRAHWEAAADSLLAAVEPYATADGALYYFPGDRTSWTGRLSDGLEGYARTLLLAAFRRDEKALARYADGLAAGVSGVWPRIEDRSQPLVEAASIAFALRITREVLWDRLDDGVRQRTAAWLADALTAEPWPCNWELFPVTVGGFLEEIGHEPELSRRVIDQRLDRIEQWYLGDGWYTDGDGRKFDYYNGWAMHLYPVLHAWLANDERLLARYGDRLSAHLADYARLFGGDGAPLHQGRSLTYRFATTVPLWLGALTGRTPLSPGETRRLASGALKYFLDRGAVDERGLLSLGWHGPDPAVLQGYSGPASPYWASKGFLGLLLPPDHEVWTATEEPGPVEREDELRPVGPPNWLLQSTRSDGLVRLHNHGSEDVRYDPFYTRLAYSTVTEPVPLAEPAEAYDNSVTVGGDAGRVGIEPLGVGEGWAASRHSVGETGARVTSLVAARGAVEVRAHLVTDASPGTPVRITGWAGAEGVRAELLPGHGLSSDTDGPGLVGRTGEGATLFVAVARLTADPVPLPLPELVSVEVRGVYEVSVNWANGERAQFVFTASDGLPSASSWSVTPR, translated from the coding sequence ATGCCCTCCCAGCCCCAGGACGACCGCACCCTCAGCCCGTACACCGGCTACACCCGAGCCCACTGGGAGGCGGCAGCCGACTCGCTGCTGGCAGCAGTCGAGCCGTACGCGACCGCCGACGGAGCGCTGTACTACTTCCCCGGCGACCGCACCAGCTGGACGGGCCGGCTCTCCGACGGACTGGAGGGATACGCCCGTACGCTGCTGCTCGCCGCCTTCCGCCGCGACGAGAAGGCGCTCGCGCGGTACGCGGACGGCCTCGCGGCCGGAGTGTCCGGCGTCTGGCCCCGTATCGAGGACCGCAGCCAGCCCCTCGTGGAAGCCGCGTCGATCGCCTTCGCGCTGCGCATCACGCGGGAGGTGCTCTGGGACCGGCTCGACGACGGCGTCCGGCAGCGGACGGCGGCCTGGCTCGCCGACGCGCTCACCGCCGAACCCTGGCCCTGCAACTGGGAGTTGTTCCCGGTCACGGTCGGCGGCTTCCTCGAAGAGATCGGCCATGAACCGGAGCTGTCCCGCCGGGTGATCGACCAGCGGCTCGACCGTATCGAGCAGTGGTACCTCGGCGACGGCTGGTACACCGACGGCGACGGCCGCAAGTTCGACTACTACAACGGCTGGGCCATGCACCTCTACCCGGTCCTGCACGCCTGGCTCGCGAACGACGAACGCCTCCTGGCCCGCTACGGCGACCGCCTGTCGGCCCATCTCGCCGACTACGCGCGCCTGTTCGGCGGCGACGGCGCCCCCCTGCACCAGGGCCGCTCCCTCACCTATCGCTTCGCGACGACCGTCCCGCTGTGGCTGGGCGCCCTCACCGGCCGTACGCCGTTGTCGCCGGGCGAGACGAGGCGGCTGGCGTCGGGCGCGCTCAAGTACTTCCTCGACCGGGGCGCGGTCGACGAGCGGGGCCTGCTGTCCCTGGGCTGGCACGGCCCCGACCCGGCAGTCCTGCAGGGCTACTCGGGCCCCGCCTCCCCGTACTGGGCCAGCAAGGGCTTCCTCGGCCTGCTCCTGCCGCCCGACCACGAGGTGTGGACGGCGACGGAGGAGCCGGGACCGGTGGAGCGGGAGGACGAGCTGCGCCCCGTGGGGCCGCCCAACTGGCTGCTGCAGTCGACGCGTTCGGACGGCCTGGTCCGCCTCCACAACCACGGCAGCGAGGACGTCCGCTACGACCCGTTCTACACCCGGCTCGCGTACTCGACGGTGACGGAGCCCGTGCCCCTCGCGGAGCCCGCCGAGGCGTACGACAACAGCGTGACCGTCGGCGGCGACGCCGGCCGCGTCGGCATCGAGCCGCTGGGCGTGGGGGAGGGCTGGGCGGCCTCCCGGCACTCGGTCGGTGAGACAGGCGCGCGGGTCACGAGCCTTGTGGCGGCCCGGGGTGCGGTCGAGGTCCGGGCCCATCTGGTGACGGACGCATCCCCCGGCACCCCGGTGCGGATCACGGGATGGGCGGGGGCGGAGGGTGTCCGCGCGGAGCTTCTCCCGGGGCACGGCCTGTCGTCGGACACGGACGGACCGGGGCTCGTCGGCCGGACCGGAGAGGGAGCGACCCTCTTCGTCGCCGTCGCCCGCCTCACCGCCGACCCCGTCCCCCTGCCCCTCCCGGAGCTGGTCTCCGTGGAGGTGCGGGGGGTGTACGAGGTGTCCGTCAACTGGGCCAACGGCGAGCGGGCCCAGTTCGTGTTCACGGCGTCAGACGGGCTACCTTCAGCGTCTTCGTGGTCGGTGACGCCCCGTTGA
- a CDS encoding RICIN domain-containing protein, whose amino-acid sequence MRRAYAMLLALCLALAGALVTAGPAQAAAQTVPNGTQFTDSAGNALHAHGGGVIKVGSYYYWFGENRNSDNTFRYVSAYRSTDLKNWEFRNHVLTEATDPELATANIERPKVMYNASTGKFVMWMHKENGTDYSEARAAVAVSDTVDGNYTWQGSFRPLGTHMSRDITVFVDTDGTGYMISAARENYDLQIYRLTADYTGIAALVADPWHGGHREAPALFKRGGVYFMLTSGATGWNPNQQQYATATSIAGPWTAMANVGDSTTFGSQTAYVLPVQGTSTTSYLYMGDRWGNSFGGTVNDSRYVWLPLTFPTSTTMSMSWSPEVTVDTATGTVSGTSATYNTLIARHSAKCADVTSQSLWPGAQIKQYTCNGGNNQKYWFKSVGSGYYQLMTRHSTLCVQENANTVTQEKCNSSSTGQQWSLTTSGSYVKVVSRASGECLDVNGASTADGAAIITYTCNSGTNQQWTRGT is encoded by the coding sequence ATGAGACGTGCGTACGCGATGCTCCTCGCGCTCTGTCTGGCGCTGGCAGGCGCCCTCGTCACCGCCGGCCCCGCCCAGGCGGCGGCGCAGACCGTTCCCAACGGCACCCAGTTCACCGACAGCGCCGGCAACGCCCTGCACGCCCACGGCGGCGGGGTCATCAAGGTCGGCTCGTACTACTACTGGTTCGGCGAGAACCGGAACTCCGACAACACCTTCCGGTACGTGTCGGCCTACCGCTCCACGGACCTGAAGAACTGGGAGTTCCGCAACCACGTCCTGACCGAGGCCACGGACCCCGAGCTGGCGACCGCCAACATCGAGCGGCCGAAGGTGATGTACAACGCCTCCACCGGCAAGTTCGTGATGTGGATGCACAAGGAGAACGGCACCGACTACAGCGAGGCCCGCGCGGCCGTCGCCGTCTCCGACACCGTCGACGGCAACTACACCTGGCAGGGCAGCTTCCGCCCGCTCGGCACCCACATGTCCCGTGACATCACCGTCTTCGTGGACACCGACGGCACCGGCTACATGATCTCGGCGGCCCGCGAGAACTACGACCTCCAGATCTACCGGCTCACCGCCGACTACACCGGCATCGCCGCCCTCGTCGCCGACCCCTGGCACGGCGGCCACCGCGAGGCACCGGCCCTGTTCAAGCGGGGCGGCGTCTACTTCATGCTGACCTCGGGCGCCACCGGCTGGAACCCCAACCAGCAGCAGTACGCCACCGCCACCAGCATCGCGGGTCCCTGGACGGCCATGGCCAACGTCGGCGACTCCACGACCTTCGGCTCGCAGACCGCGTACGTCCTCCCCGTGCAGGGCACCTCGACCACCTCCTACCTCTACATGGGCGACCGCTGGGGCAACTCCTTCGGCGGCACGGTCAACGACTCCCGCTACGTCTGGCTGCCGCTGACCTTCCCGACCTCCACCACGATGTCCATGTCCTGGTCGCCCGAGGTCACCGTCGACACGGCCACCGGCACGGTCAGCGGCACCAGCGCCACCTACAACACGCTGATCGCCCGCCACTCCGCCAAGTGTGCCGATGTCACGAGTCAGTCGCTGTGGCCGGGCGCCCAGATCAAGCAGTACACCTGCAACGGCGGCAACAACCAGAAGTACTGGTTCAAGTCCGTCGGCAGCGGCTACTACCAGCTGATGACCCGTCACAGCACCCTGTGCGTCCAGGAGAACGCCAACACGGTCACCCAGGAGAAGTGCAACTCCTCGTCCACCGGCCAGCAGTGGTCGCTGACCACCTCGGGCAGCTACGTCAAGGTCGTCTCCCGCGCGAGCGGTGAATGCCTGGACGTGAACGGCGCGTCCACCGCCGACGGCGCCGCGATCATCACGTACACGTGCAACAGCGGGACGAATCAGCAGTGGACGCGCGGAACATGA
- a CDS encoding TetR/AcrR family transcriptional regulator has protein sequence MPRAGLTPDRITAAAVALADQVGFENVSLSALARHFGVKDASLYSHVRNLQDLRGRMALLAGGEMIDLIAAAVAGRAGKDALAAFAGAYREYSLRHPGRYAATQLPVDQALVTDSPALRRTAEITYGMLRAYGLEEPDLTDAVRLLRSTFHGFCALEAGGGFGAPRDVRRSWDRSVEALHLALTHWPREVPEGT, from the coding sequence ATGCCCCGAGCCGGTCTCACCCCCGACCGCATCACCGCGGCCGCCGTCGCTCTCGCCGACCAGGTCGGCTTCGAGAACGTCTCGCTCTCCGCCCTGGCCCGCCACTTCGGGGTCAAGGACGCGAGCCTGTACTCGCACGTCAGGAACCTCCAGGACCTGCGCGGCCGGATGGCACTGCTCGCCGGCGGCGAGATGATCGACCTGATCGCGGCGGCCGTCGCCGGGCGGGCCGGCAAGGACGCGCTCGCCGCCTTCGCCGGGGCCTACCGGGAGTACTCCCTCCGGCACCCCGGCCGGTACGCGGCCACACAGCTCCCCGTCGACCAGGCCCTCGTCACCGACTCCCCCGCCCTGCGCCGCACCGCCGAGATCACCTACGGCATGCTCCGCGCGTACGGCCTCGAAGAACCCGATCTCACGGACGCCGTACGGCTGTTGCGCAGCACCTTCCACGGCTTCTGCGCCCTGGAGGCCGGGGGCGGCTTCGGTGCGCCCCGCGACGTACGGAGGTCGTGGGACAGGTCCGTCGAGGCGCTGCACCTGGCGCTCACGCACTGGCCCCGGGAAGTCCCCGAGGGGACGTAG